The genomic DNA TTCTCTTTCTTCGAAGTGGAAGAGGGTGAAGCCCAGCGCGTGATGGACAGCATGAACGGGTTCGAAGTGGACGGACGGCGCATCTCCGTCGAACCTGCACAGGGCAAAAAAGAAGAAGGCGGACGCGGTGGCAAACGCAGTTACGGCGGACGGCGCAGCGATGACGGCTACAAAGGCAAACGGGGTTCCAAAGACAGTGGACGCCGGGGTGGAGACCGTTCGGACCGCACCTTCCGCAAAGACGAACGCGACAGCGACCGCCCGTGGAAACGGACTGCCGCCGCACGCGACGCTCGTAAGAAAAGACGTTTCTAATCCTCCTCCCTCACGCTAACAGAAACAGGAGACCGCAGCATACATCAGCAACCCCCAGCCGGCAACGACGGGGAGTTGCTGTTTTTGTTTCCGCTTCCCGTCATGTCTCTCTCCGTATCCCCGTACCCCGAGAGTGTCAACAGGGCTCCCAAACACCCCAACACGACCTCCGAACGGCCCTCCCACAAAGCCAGCAGGCCCAATACCATCAGGTACAAGCGAAGGCAATGCGGGTTGCACAATCGCTGATGACTGATGATTTGATGATTCATTACTTCTTTCCCTTGCCGGGGGATGCCCCGGCAAGGGAAAGACATCATTTGTATCTTCATGCCACCATCTTCGTCAATACGCAAATCGCAGAGGAACGGCGCAATTATCATCCGTTACCGGAATTGTTGCGTAAGTTGTCAGTAACTCACTATATAATAGTGTATTTCGCTATTCTTCCCAAGCTCCGATACCACCAATTATGCAGGATGACGAATCGGTAACGTAGCAAAGTCTTAACTTGGTTCAGACTTAACTTTTCCCGTCATCTGGTTACAGAAACTATTTTCTCAAAAGCCTATTTCTCAATAACTTTGCTCTACTTTTCCATATCTCGCCGATTATTGCTAACTTTGTTATATAATTATGACGAATTTAAACGTACGTTTTTTTGTCATTTTGAAAAAGCCTCCTATCTTATTTATTCCCAATAATATACAAGCAAAAGCAGGACAAAAGCTACCCCTAAAAACAGGGCAGAAAATGAACTTTCCACCAGTAGATAAAAGACTTTACTATATATATTGTAATCAATTGTTTAGAGACATTTTCCGGCAAGCCCCGACCTGTCCCTTTTTTGCACTTTTTCCAAAAAGGAGGGTAAACCCCACAGAGGAACTGGAAAAGCCGGATATTTATTCATCCGTCTGCTGAAGCAGACAGCAAAAGACAGTGCTTTATATCTTATCCATTCTTCAACACATCGTCCTTGTCCGGTGCACTGGGTTCGGGTGTAGATTCGGGGTTGAAGGGGTTGAAGTAGTAGATGCCTTTTTCACCGAGGAATCGCAGGAAGTAAGGGAGCTTCTGCATAAAGAGGCTGCATTCCTTCGACTTGGCAGGAGTCCAGGCGGATTCGGCGACAGCTACCAGGCGGGGGAAAGTCATATAGTCCAGACGCTTGGCATCAGCGACCCGTTCCGTCCAAAGGGAGAACTGGAGGCCCATCACCTGGTCTTCATAATCGCGTGTCAGATGGATGATCGGTTCAGGGAAACGGTAGATGTCCTCGATCGTGTTGTAACCGCCCCACACACGGCCCACCTTATGGCCGCCGTACTGGACGAAGTCGGCATACAACGGACGGCGCGGGGTCATAATCACCCGGTAGCCGTTTTCGAGCGCCTTCACCAACTGGTGTTTGCGGTCGTGGCGCCACCACATGATGACAGCCTTGTCGGGAGAGACACCGGCATCGATCATCTCGTCCCAGCCGATCATCGTCTTGCCCTTGGAAGCCACGATATCGGCAGCACGGCGGATAAAATACTGTTCCAGGCCCGTTTCGTTGCCTAAGTTCTTATCTTTGATAAACTGCTGGATTTCGGGATCGGTGAACCAACTTTGGTTGCCGTAGTGCACCTCGTCGCCTCCGATATGGATATAGGGAGACGGGAACAGGGCGACGATCTCGTCGAGCACGTTGCTGATAAACTCGAACGTCTCTTCCTTGCAGGGATGGAACGTGAAATGCTGCCATTTGCCCTCGCCTCCGCCGGAGATTTCAGGATAGGAACGGCAGACAGCAGTAGCATGGCCCGGCATGTCGAATTCGGGAACGACCATGATGTGGCGATCGGCTGCATAGGCAACGATCTCCTTGATCTCTTCCTGGGTGTAGAACGTAGCGGGTGCTTTCGGGTCGTGCCAGTTGCCGACAGCTCCTTCGGTGGTCAGCTTCGGATAACGCTTGATCTCGATGCGCCAGCCCGGTTCGTCGGTCAGGTGCCAGTGGAAGACGTTCAGGCGAAGGGACGCCATGATATCCAGATATTGTTTTACCTTCTCTTTACCGAAGAAGTGGCGGCTCTCGTCGAGCATGAAACCGCGCCAGCCGTAGCGGGGCTGATCTTGTATCTTACAGGCACGCACGTTACCTTTGCCGAAACGGGAAAGTTGCAGAAGGGCTTCCTTCGCATAGAACAGGCCGGCTTCGGAAGAGGCTTGCAGCAGGATGCTGTTCGGTTCGACGACAAGCGTATAGGCTTCATCGGCCATCTTGCAATCGTTTGTCAGTTCCAGACGGATGGTTCCACTGGCGGGTGACGATTGCAAACCGGCTTCTTTCAACTCGGTTTGCAGTCCGGCGGCTAACTTGTCGGCATATCCGCCATTGCCTTGTACCTGGAGATTCTTTCCTATGACAAAAGAGCCTTTCCCGTTCTGCACCTTTGCGGGGGTCGGGAACAAAGGGTGTTGTGCCATCATCGGCAACACAAATAGGAGCAACAGGGTGCTCAGATAAATCAGTTTTCTCATGGCATATTTATATTTAATTATTCCCTTTACAGGGATATTCCTCTTTTGCCAGGGGATTAAGCCCCGGCAAGGGGTAGCAAATATATGAAAATTTCATATCTTTAGCCACAAAATTAAAGACAATGCCATGAATAGACTAATTATCCTTCTTATTGTACTTATCTGTTACGGGAACAGCCTTCGGGCCCAGGAAATCGAATACTCCCGACCGGTCAACACTCCTGAAAGTTGTACAAGCATCCTGGTCGGCAAGAAAGCATCGGCCGACGGTTCGGTCATGACCAGTCACACCTGCGACGGGAACTATCGCACCTGGATGGAGATCGTCCCGGCGGCACGCTACGAGCGCGACACGACAGTCGCCATCTATAACGGCCGCATGCACACCGAATATCCTGCCGACCGCACGAATATGGAATTGAAAGGAACGATACCGGAAGCCCGCTCGACCTACCAGTTCCTGAACACCTCCTATCCTTGCCTCAACGAAAAACAGTTGGGTATCGGCGAAACGACCATCTCCGGGCGCAAAGAGCTGCAAAACAAGAAAGGGATGTTCATGATCGAAGAACTGGAAAAGATAGCTTTGCAGCGTTGCACGACGGCACGCGAAGCGATCCGGCTGATCGGACAATTGGTTGCCGAATACGGATACGGGGATTCGGGCGAATGCCTGACGATCGCCGACCCGAATGAGGTCTGGCATTTCGAGGTGTTCGGCGAGGGGCCGGACAAGATCGGGGGTGTATGGGCGGCTGTCCGCATCCCGGACGATCATGTGGGGGTATCGGCCAATATCTCGCGTATCTCGACGCTCGACCTGAAGGACAAGGATCGTTACATGGCTTCCGAAAACGTATTTTCTGTTGCTAAGAAAATGGGGTTCTGGGACGGCAAAGAGCCGTTTAAATTCTGGAAAGCCTATAGCGGAGGCAACTATTTCGGCGAACCGAAGGCATTCAGCATCCGCGAATATTTCATCCTGAACGCATTGGCTCCTTCGCTCAAACTGTCGTACGACTCGGAAGAACTGCCGATCAGCGTGAAGCCGGACAAGCCGGTTGCTGTAACGGATGTGATGGCATTGCTACGCCAGACGTATGAAGGGACGGAATGGGACATGACGAAGAATCTGAAAGTGGCTGTCAAGAACAAGGAGACGAAGGAAACGGATACGATCACAAGTCCGGCGGCTAACCCCTGGATGGGAACAGATATGCTGAATATGCTGAACGGCGTGAAGGAAGGGACGGTGACACGCAATCGCTTAGTGGCGGTTCCGCAATGTTCCTACTCGCACGTGATACAGCTTCGCAACTGGTTGCCGGATGCAGTGGGCGGCGTTGCCTGGCTGTCGTTCGACAATCCGGGGCAGAGCCCGCGTATCCCGATCTTCTCCGGTACGACCGACCTGCCGGCTGCTTTCGGTATCTGCGGACAACACCGCCACCGTGAAGATGCCATCGTCTGGAAATACCGGACGGCAAACAAACTGGCTACGGTCCGCTGGGGATTGACCAAAGAGAAGATCAACGGCGCGGTCGCCCATTTCGAGGAAAAGGGCTTATCCGAAATGCCTTTCGTGGAAAACCGCTACAAAGAGTTGCAGGACAGCAAAGGGGAAGAGACCGCACGGGCTTTCCTGACCGGCTACACGGCCGACTTCGCAGGAGCGACAATCCTGCGCTGGCAGGAGATGGCGGATGAGTTCTGGAAGATGTTCGCGAGGGGATTCTGAACAATTGACAATTGACCGATATTCATATAATAGATAATAGTTGCTTTCCAAGACACGATAATTAATAATTTAATCTTTATATACATGAAATCACTTATTCTATCTTGCATGCTGGCTTTCTCTGCTTCGGCAACGTTCGGTCAGGGGTACCAGTTTACGGAAGTGGTAACGGTTCCCGCTACCCCGGTTAAGAACCAAGCGGCAACAGGGACTTGCTGGTGCTTTGCCACTACGTCGTTTATGGAATCCGAACTGCTTCGTATGGGGAAAGGCACGTATGACCTTTCGGAGATGTTCATCGTCCGCCAGAAATATATGAACCAGTTGCAGGACAACTACCTGCGTCGCGGGGACGGTAATATCGGGCAGGGCAGCCTTTCACATACCTTTATGAATGCGTACCGCCAGGTGGGTATCGTCCCGGAAGAGGTGTACACGGGCATCAACTACGACTCCGAGAAGCATAACCACAGCGAGATGGTTCGCTACATGCACTCCATCGCCGATGTGGCAGTGAAGGCGAAACAGCGCAGTCCGGAATATGACAAGCTGATTGCTAACCTGTTCGACACCTACTTAGGAAAGCTGCCGGAGAAGTTCACGTATAAGGGGAAAGAATATACGCCGAAGTCGTTCGCCGAATCTTTAGGGCTGAATATGGACGACTATATCGAACTGACCAGCTTCACGCATCATCCGTATTATGTGAAGTTCGACGTGGAAGTGCCGGACAACTGGGAACATTCCCTGATGTATAACCTGCCGCTCGACGAGATGATGCAAACGGTGGATTATGCCCTGAACAACGGTTATACGGTCTGCTGGGACGGAGATGTGAGCGAGAAGGGTTTCTCCTTTACGAACGGTGTCGCCATCAACCCGGAAGTGAAGAAGGTGGAAGACCTGTCGAATACGGATCGCGCACGCTTCGAGAAATTAGGAGAGAAGGAACGCTTAGAAGAGGTCTTCAAGTTCGAACGTCCCTACCCGGAAATCAACGTGACCCCGGAAGTGCGCCAGGCCGGATTCGAATCATTCGTGACCACCGACGACCACCTGATGCACCTGACCGGCATCGCCAAAGACCAGAACGGCACGAAATACTACATCACCAAGAACTCATGGGGAACCGACCGCAACAAGTTCGGCGGCTACCTGAACATGTCCGAGAGCTTCGTCCGCGCCAAAACCATCTATGTGATGGTCCATAAGGACGCGATACCGAAGGCGATCAAGGGGAAACTCCATCTTTAAACAATACGTGGAGCTGTGTCAAAACTGCCCCGTTCCCGCGCTTGACGCGGGATCGCATTAGAACTGACCCTATAAATATCTGATTAATAAGGCCTGTTCTTTTGCGGCCCCGCGTCAAGCGCAGGGACAAGGCAGTTTTGACACAGTTCCATGCTATCTTCTCTTATTAATTTAATCAGAACCGAATCTTCATCTCGCCATAGCAAGGCACCGCCTCCAACGTCTTGCAATAGTTGCCCCAGGCAATCTCCGGGTAATCCCAACGATTATTAATGTAAAGCATCAACTGCCCGTCTCCTCTTTTGGAGGTGCGGCAAGCCAGGGATGCGTCCGGTGAACAAACCGTAAGCCCTGCTCCTCCCCCTGTAGCGGAAAGGGTATAGCGATAGATGTTCTCCTTCATACCCTTTGCCATTTGCGTCAACGGACAGTCACAGTTTGCACCGGCATCCGCCCAATAGTAATAGTTGTGCGTATCGGCCGACCAGGGTTGAGCAGGGTTCTCGCCATATCGCACTTGCTTCGGGTTATAAAGGGAAGTCTCGCCCGTGTTTCCGGCAAAAGCGCCTTCGGGGTAACAACTCCACATACCTTTACGCTCCCATTGCAGATAGTCCAGACGTTCGGGTAAGTAGAAAGACAAGCCCGTCTCACGCAGGTAACCGTTTGGCTGTCCCGCAACGACATAGCTGACATTCATTTCCCCGGCGGGAGATATCCGGATCAGGATATCCGTTTGTACATCCTGATAGAAGCCGGAGAGGGCGACTTCCACCGCTCCCTCTTTGCGGGTATAGGTCAAGCTCTGCTTCTTCCAATCGCTGTCGGAGGTCAGGAACTTCCGGGCGCTCTTACGCACTTCGGCTCCAGTCAGATGGTTCAGATTGATGTCGAGATGGAGGAACGGGCCTTTCTCGATGATGACCTGTCCCTTGGAGGTCGCGTTGCTGATCAGGCCGGTTTCTTTGGAGAAAGGGATCTCGAAACCGTCTCCTTTAATCGTCATCATACCGGCGGTTTCCTCTACCTGCAACACACCGTTTACCGGAGATGCTTCCGAATCGGCAAGGCGAACGTGGTAATCGCTGCCCAATGAAACTTGTTCGGCATCCAATAACTCACCCGTAGCTGTATAGAAACAAATTGACAACAGTTCGCCTTCCTCCCAAGCCTCGGCAGGGATTACCAACAGTCCTTTTTGGTGAGGAGCGATGGAAGGAGCGGGAAGTTCCTTCTCCACACCTTTGTAGGTATAACGTATCTTGATCTCATCCAGGTCAGTATGGTCGAAGCGGTTGTACAACGGAAGCAACAAACGTTGTCCGGACAGGAAGGAAGCCACCTCGGTCGTCATCAGGCGGACGGGCGAATAGGCTTTCTTGGTAGCCCAGAACTCCGGTTTCTCACGGCGCCAGACATCGACGATCCCCCACTCTCCGTAGCCGACGCATTTACCCTGATAATCCTCCGGCTTGGCGGTACGGGCAAACTCTTTCCAGAAGGCAGTCCCTACTTTCGGTTCGGGCAGCATAAACGTTTCATCCACATATCCCCAGATCGCACCACCCAAGCCGCCGGGAGCATCAAAGAGGCCGCTCCACATCCTTTCGATCGAATGCCCCCAGAACTCGCGGATATTCGGATCTTCCTGCAAGGTAGCGTAGGTGTAGCACGCCGGGTGCGCCCATTCGTCGAACAGGGCAGGTATCCCTTCCCCCTGGAAACCATGGGTAGAGCGGTTCCATTGGTTCAGGTTTCTGTTTACATCCTGGTAGTGCATGCTCAGGATATCATAGACCGGCTTCTTCTCACCGACCGATCCGGGATAGCTGAATATAACCGGGCGAGTCTTGTCGGTTGCCTTCACCCAATCCCAGCATTGCTGGAAGTTCGTGCCGTACACGCTTTCATTACCGATCGACCAGAACAGAATGGAGGGATGGGAACGGAACGACTTCACCATCTCGCGGCATTGCGAGAGATAGCGGGGCGTAAACTCGGCACTATCCTGGGTCTTGCCCGGCGCATAGTTCTTCTGCCGGTAGGTATCGACAAAGCAGACAGCCGTCTCGCTCTCCACATAGATGCCGTAGCGGTCGCAATACTCCAGGAAACGTTCCGTGGGAGGATAATGCGAGGTACGGACAAAGTTCATATTGGAACGTTTGAAGAGGATCACATCGAGGCTGTCCAGTTCGGCAGTCGTCGTGCGGCCGAGTGTCGGGTGGATGTCATGGCGGCAGGCCCCGCGCAACTTCACCGGCATGCCGTTCACCAACATGCGGTCTTTCTCGATCTTCACGTCACGGAAACCGATACGGCGGTCGAAACGGCCGATCTCCTTTCCGTCCTTGCTGAGGGTGATGGTCAGCGTATAGAGGTTCGGATGTTCGGCATCCCACTTCAAGGGGTTCTTCACGGGCAGTTCATTCATGTTCCCGCCCTCTTCCAGGGGGAACCGGGATTGCACCAACGGATAGCGTCTGCCGGACGGCTCGGTCAGCGTATAGGCAACTTCCGCACCTCCGGCAACCGGGCTGCTGTAGCCGATCTTCAGGACGGCATCCTCGTAAGCAGCATCCAGATGTGTCTCGGCGTAGAAGTCATACAAGCAGGTTTCGGGTAATGCGAACAAGGTTACATCGCGCAGGATTCCCCCGATCGGATGATGGGCATAGCCGGAGGCATAGGAAATATCGTCCAGGCGATCCGTCACTTCGAGGCGTATCTCGTTTTTCTTTCCGGGACGGACGAAGGGGGTGACATCCGTCTCCCAACGGGTAAAGCCGCCATGATGTTCGCGGACGAACGTGCCGTTCACAAACAGGCGGGCATGGCTGTAGACGCCGTCGAAACGCAGGATCGTATGCTTGCCGGCGTAATCGGCCGGGACGGTGAACGACTTCCGGTAGGTGAACGGCTTGTCGTGCTCGATGGCATAGCCCTGCATAGCAGGCTCGCCGGGAACCTGTATCTTGTCCCACTTGCTATCCGGAGAATACTGGAACTGCCAGGTTCCACTCAGCAGGACGGCAGGCGTTTCGACACCGGCCAATTCCTGCAAGACAGGATAGGAGGCTTCATCGGGAAGCCTCTCTATCTGTGCGAATGCTTTCGTGCCTGACAGCAGGAAGCTGCAACCGAAAGCGAATAGGATTGTCTTTATCTGTTTCATTTATGTGCCTATTATTACATGTGTATAAATTTACCACCAAAAGTAGTAAAAGCCTATTAATATCGCCAGTATGACTACCGACATTACATTGAACATCCGGCCGGTATGGAACAAAGCCGGGTCATGGCGCGTATAAGCGTTGGCAGACTGGCCCTTTTTCCCCAGCAGGACGATGAGCGCGCAGCACATCAGGAACACAAGCCCCATGCGGTCCATCCAGGGCAATCCGGGGAAGAGGAACTTCAGGCCGAAGGAGAAGACGAACGAGCCCAATGCCGCCGCCAACGCCCCGTTTGCCGTCGCCCGTTTATAGAAGAAGCCAGCCAGGAAGATCGACAGGGCGCCGGGACTGACAAAGCCGGTAAACTCCTGGATATACTGGAACGCCTGGTCCAACCCCGACAGCATCGGGGCGATCAGCACGGCTATCAGCAACGAGCCGAAGCTCGCCCAACGTCCGGTATGGACCAGTTCTTTCTGTCCGGCCTCTTTCCGGAAATAGGAACGGTAGATATCCATCGTAAAGATCGTGGAGATACTGTTCATCATCGAAGCGAGCGAACTGACGATTGCGGCTGTCAAAGCAGCAAACGCCACCCCCTTCACCCCTACCGGAAGGAGGTTGCCGAGCAACCACGGGTAGGCTTCGTCCGATTTCTCTAACGGAGCCTCCAGCGCAAAGGCGGCAATGCCGGGAATCACGACCAAAAGCGGGATGAACAGCTTGATGAAACCGGCGAAAAGCATCCCGTTCTGCGCCTCCCGGACCGATTTGGCGGCCAACGCGCGTTGGATGATATACTGGTTGCATCCCCAGTAATAAAGGTTTGCCACCCAAAGACCGCCGAGGATCACGGAGATACCCGGCAGGTCCTTATAACCGGGATGCGACTTGTCGAGGATCAGATGGAACTTATCGCTCGCCTCGCCATAGAGGTTGACCATTCCCTGGTACACGCCGCCACCTTCTCCGAGGAGGTCGAGGGCGATATAGGTCGTGACCAGCCCGCCGCCAACCAGGAACACGACCTGGACCACATCCGTCAGCGCCACCGCCTTCAATCCTCCGTAGATCGAATAGATACCGGCAAAGGCCGCCAGCCCGATTATGCCGTAGAGCATCGGGATCCCCATCACCTTCTCGATCGTCAAGGCTCCCAAGTACAAGATGGAAGTAAGATTGATAAAGATGAAGACAGCCAGCCAGAAGACCGCCATCACCGTCTTGACGCGCTTGTCGAAACGCTCTTCGAGGAACTGG from Parabacteroides merdae ATCC 43184 includes the following:
- a CDS encoding beta-N-acetylhexosaminidase, giving the protein MRKLIYLSTLLLLFVLPMMAQHPLFPTPAKVQNGKGSFVIGKNLQVQGNGGYADKLAAGLQTELKEAGLQSSPASGTIRLELTNDCKMADEAYTLVVEPNSILLQASSEAGLFYAKEALLQLSRFGKGNVRACKIQDQPRYGWRGFMLDESRHFFGKEKVKQYLDIMASLRLNVFHWHLTDEPGWRIEIKRYPKLTTEGAVGNWHDPKAPATFYTQEEIKEIVAYAADRHIMVVPEFDMPGHATAVCRSYPEISGGGEGKWQHFTFHPCKEETFEFISNVLDEIVALFPSPYIHIGGDEVHYGNQSWFTDPEIQQFIKDKNLGNETGLEQYFIRRAADIVASKGKTMIGWDEMIDAGVSPDKAVIMWWRHDRKHQLVKALENGYRVIMTPRRPLYADFVQYGGHKVGRVWGGYNTIEDIYRFPEPIIHLTRDYEDQVMGLQFSLWTERVADAKRLDYMTFPRLVAVAESAWTPAKSKECSLFMQKLPYFLRFLGEKGIYYFNPFNPESTPEPSAPDKDDVLKNG
- a CDS encoding dipeptidase, whose translation is MNRLIILLIVLICYGNSLRAQEIEYSRPVNTPESCTSILVGKKASADGSVMTSHTCDGNYRTWMEIVPAARYERDTTVAIYNGRMHTEYPADRTNMELKGTIPEARSTYQFLNTSYPCLNEKQLGIGETTISGRKELQNKKGMFMIEELEKIALQRCTTAREAIRLIGQLVAEYGYGDSGECLTIADPNEVWHFEVFGEGPDKIGGVWAAVRIPDDHVGVSANISRISTLDLKDKDRYMASENVFSVAKKMGFWDGKEPFKFWKAYSGGNYFGEPKAFSIREYFILNALAPSLKLSYDSEELPISVKPDKPVAVTDVMALLRQTYEGTEWDMTKNLKVAVKNKETKETDTITSPAANPWMGTDMLNMLNGVKEGTVTRNRLVAVPQCSYSHVIQLRNWLPDAVGGVAWLSFDNPGQSPRIPIFSGTTDLPAAFGICGQHRHREDAIVWKYRTANKLATVRWGLTKEKINGAVAHFEEKGLSEMPFVENRYKELQDSKGEETARAFLTGYTADFAGATILRWQEMADEFWKMFARGF
- a CDS encoding C1 family peptidase; the protein is MKSLILSCMLAFSASATFGQGYQFTEVVTVPATPVKNQAATGTCWCFATTSFMESELLRMGKGTYDLSEMFIVRQKYMNQLQDNYLRRGDGNIGQGSLSHTFMNAYRQVGIVPEEVYTGINYDSEKHNHSEMVRYMHSIADVAVKAKQRSPEYDKLIANLFDTYLGKLPEKFTYKGKEYTPKSFAESLGLNMDDYIELTSFTHHPYYVKFDVEVPDNWEHSLMYNLPLDEMMQTVDYALNNGYTVCWDGDVSEKGFSFTNGVAINPEVKKVEDLSNTDRARFEKLGEKERLEEVFKFERPYPEINVTPEVRQAGFESFVTTDDHLMHLTGIAKDQNGTKYYITKNSWGTDRNKFGGYLNMSESFVRAKTIYVMVHKDAIPKAIKGKLHL
- a CDS encoding glycoside hydrolase family 2 protein translates to MKQIKTILFAFGCSFLLSGTKAFAQIERLPDEASYPVLQELAGVETPAVLLSGTWQFQYSPDSKWDKIQVPGEPAMQGYAIEHDKPFTYRKSFTVPADYAGKHTILRFDGVYSHARLFVNGTFVREHHGGFTRWETDVTPFVRPGKKNEIRLEVTDRLDDISYASGYAHHPIGGILRDVTLFALPETCLYDFYAETHLDAAYEDAVLKIGYSSPVAGGAEVAYTLTEPSGRRYPLVQSRFPLEEGGNMNELPVKNPLKWDAEHPNLYTLTITLSKDGKEIGRFDRRIGFRDVKIEKDRMLVNGMPVKLRGACRHDIHPTLGRTTTAELDSLDVILFKRSNMNFVRTSHYPPTERFLEYCDRYGIYVESETAVCFVDTYRQKNYAPGKTQDSAEFTPRYLSQCREMVKSFRSHPSILFWSIGNESVYGTNFQQCWDWVKATDKTRPVIFSYPGSVGEKKPVYDILSMHYQDVNRNLNQWNRSTHGFQGEGIPALFDEWAHPACYTYATLQEDPNIREFWGHSIERMWSGLFDAPGGLGGAIWGYVDETFMLPEPKVGTAFWKEFARTAKPEDYQGKCVGYGEWGIVDVWRREKPEFWATKKAYSPVRLMTTEVASFLSGQRLLLPLYNRFDHTDLDEIKIRYTYKGVEKELPAPSIAPHQKGLLVIPAEAWEEGELLSICFYTATGELLDAEQVSLGSDYHVRLADSEASPVNGVLQVEETAGMMTIKGDGFEIPFSKETGLISNATSKGQVIIEKGPFLHLDINLNHLTGAEVRKSARKFLTSDSDWKKQSLTYTRKEGAVEVALSGFYQDVQTDILIRISPAGEMNVSYVVAGQPNGYLRETGLSFYLPERLDYLQWERKGMWSCYPEGAFAGNTGETSLYNPKQVRYGENPAQPWSADTHNYYYWADAGANCDCPLTQMAKGMKENIYRYTLSATGGGAGLTVCSPDASLACRTSKRGDGQLMLYINNRWDYPEIAWGNYCKTLEAVPCYGEMKIRF
- a CDS encoding sodium/sugar symporter is translated as MNTIDLIIFIAYCLLILCVGLFVSRGRKGDERDAGDYFLAGRGLAWWAIGASIIASNISAEQFVGMSGSGYAIGLAMATYEWIAALGLILVAKFFIPIFLEKKIFTMPQFLEERFDKRVKTVMAVFWLAVFIFINLTSILYLGALTIEKVMGIPMLYGIIGLAAFAGIYSIYGGLKAVALTDVVQVVFLVGGGLVTTYIALDLLGEGGGVYQGMVNLYGEASDKFHLILDKSHPGYKDLPGISVILGGLWVANLYYWGCNQYIIQRALAAKSVREAQNGMLFAGFIKLFIPLLVVIPGIAAFALEAPLEKSDEAYPWLLGNLLPVGVKGVAFAALTAAIVSSLASMMNSISTIFTMDIYRSYFRKEAGQKELVHTGRWASFGSLLIAVLIAPMLSGLDQAFQYIQEFTGFVSPGALSIFLAGFFYKRATANGALAAALGSFVFSFGLKFLFPGLPWMDRMGLVFLMCCALIVLLGKKGQSANAYTRHDPALFHTGRMFNVMSVVILAILIGFYYFWW